A region of Panicum virgatum strain AP13 chromosome 8N, P.virgatum_v5, whole genome shotgun sequence DNA encodes the following proteins:
- the LOC120684730 gene encoding uncharacterized protein LOC120684730, with protein sequence MGEVTISPFATINVKSHVPIMLELRASNYTKWSIFFLDMCGKFGLLRHIDGTAPPDPVDAPYAQNDCCVRTWLYGSVSESVLDFTMAPNQTVRQLWVAIENHIQVNKAPRSIYLSHEFHNMTQGDLSVEDYGKKMKVAADALRDVGHPITEATLVLNLMRGINKKFSNTADFIAGQKNITFTEALDQLQLKELRLANEDQVAAATALVAASNSAGCGSACRSSSTTTGAQRQQSQQ encoded by the coding sequence ATGGGTGAGGTCACGATCAGCCCCTTCGCCACCATCAACGTGAAGTCTCACGTCCCCATCATGCTGGAACTTCGTGCCTCCAACTACACCAAGTGGAGCATCTTCTTCCTCGACATGTGCGGCAAGTTTGGGCTGCTCAGGCACATCGACGGGACTGCTCCTCCTGATCCTGTTGATGCGCCCTATGCCCAAAATGACTGCTGCGTTCGCACTTGGCTGTATGGCTCCGTCTCGGAGTCCGTCCTCGACTTCACCATGGCGCCAAATCAGACAGTGCGACAGCTTTGGGTCGCCATTGAAAATCACATTCAAGTGAACAAAGCCCCTCGCTCCATCTACCTGAGTCATGAATTCCACAACATGACTCAGGGAGATCTGTCTGTTGAAGACTACGGGAAGAAGATGAAGGTCGCCGCCGATGCGCTTCGTGACGTTGGTCACCCAATTACGGAGGCCACCCTCGTCCTCAACCTCATGCGCGGCATCAACAAGAAATTCAGCAATACCGCTGACTTCATCGCCGGCCAGAAGAACATCACCTTCACCGAGGCTCTCGATCAGCTTCAGCTGAAAGAGCTCCGGCTGGCAAACGAAGATCAAGTTGCTGCTGCCACTGCTCTCGTCGCCGCCTCCAATTCTGCTGGCTGCGGCTCCGCTTGTCGGTCATCTTCAACCACAACCGGCGCCCAGCGGCAGCAGTcccagcagtag